In Uranotaenia lowii strain MFRU-FL chromosome 2, ASM2978415v1, whole genome shotgun sequence, one genomic interval encodes:
- the LOC129744716 gene encoding zinc finger protein Noc — protein sequence MVILDGETMLQVGNNQYLQPDYLSPLPTTLDAKKSPLALLAQTCSQIGADSGNITVKSLVSPQEKNKKSSSTMPAASMDNGVASGSSRSPSVKTEKSDSSPEIKLAFKPYEMNVLTTKIKSEDRPSSKMSSGSDVMNNNSVNHVNNNDIKKEVRTSSRGSAESPNRAGSVSLKNGDVSSENGKSTPDGSSRKTNSPNDRDKSTASPIVRSGAEMMHAGKDLSGYKPGVYGINPLTGLPSPSGMDHTNPAFRPPFAGAFSHHHAAMLAAAYPGAAAAAAAGANPYLQYTRVKTPSGGETLVPICKDPYCTGCQFSAHNHQMMMGGQCPAGCTQCDHQKYSLAMAMGTLPPGYPYPPSATQPGRPYMCNWVLGDSYCGKRFNTTDELLSHLRTHTANLSDPAALALQQQLMPLSGIFPPSSLHRGYPNPPLSPLSAARYHPYAKPGALPAALPGSPYGAAFNPAAFGQYYSPYAAALYSQRMGAAVHQ from the exons ATGGTGATACTGGACGGAGAAACAATGTTGCAAGTTGGAAACAATCAGTACCTTCAGCCAGATTATCTTTCCCCGCTGCCCACAACG TTGGATGCAAAAAAGAGCCCTTTAGCGCTCTTAGCACAGACGTGCAGCCAGATTGGAGCTGATTCCGGAAACATAACGGTAAAATCGTTAGTGTCGCCGcaggagaaaaataaaaaatcatcctcTACAATGCCTGCCGCCTCCATGGATAACGGAGTAGCATCGGGCAGCTCGCGATCGCCGTCGGTAAAGACTGAAAAGTCGGACTCGTCACCGGAAATCAAACTAGCATTCAAGCCATACGAAATGAATGTGCTTACAACCAAGATTAAAAGTGAAGATCGGCCATCTTCGAAAATGAGCAGTGGTAGTGATGTTATGAATAACAATAGTGTAAATCATGTTAACAATAATGATATAAAGAAAGAAGTGCGTACATCTTCGAGGGGTAGTGCTGAATCGCCAAATCGTGCCGGAAGTGTCAGTCTAAAGAATGGCGATGTTTCTAGTGAAAATGGTAAAAGCACGCCTGACGGAAGTAGTAGGAAAACAAATTCTCCAAATGATCGTGACAAATCTACTGCAAGCCCTATTGTGCGTTCTGGTGCTGAAATGATGCATGCTGGAAAAGACTTGTCAGGATACAAACCTGGTGTTTACGGGATCAACCCACTTACTGGATTGCCGTCACCGTCGGGAATGGATCATACAAACCCTGCCTTCAGACCTCCGTTTGCTGGAGCTTTTAGTCATCATCATGCGGCCATGTTGGCAGCAGCATATCCAGGAGCAGCAGCAGCTGCTGCCGCTGGTGCAAACCCGTATCTTCAGTATACTCGTGTTAAGACTCCGTCTGGTGGAGAAACGTTAGTTCCCATTTGTAAGGATCCATACTGTACCGGATGCCAGTTTTCTGCCCATAACCATCAGATGATGATGGGTGGTCAGTGTCCTGCTGGCTGTACTCAGTGTGATCACCAAAAATACAGCCTGGCAATGGCTATGGGCACCCTACCGCCAGGTTATCCATATCCTCCTTCTGCTACTCAGCCGGGAAGACCTTATATGTGTAACTGGGTTCTCGGCGATTCTTATTGTGGCAAGCGGTTCAATACGACTGACGAACTGCTGTCACATCTTCGCACGCATACCGCCAATTTATCAGATCCAGCAGCTCTAGCCCTGCAGCAACAGTTGATGCCACTGAGTGGTATCTTTCCACCCTCATCACTGCATCGAGGCTACCCCAATCCTCCGCTAAGCCCTCTATCCGCAGCCAGATACCATCCCTACGCTAAGCCTGGAGCGCTTCCGGCGGCGTTACCTGGTTCTCCTTACGGTGCGGCCTTCAACCCGGCTGCCTTTGGCCAGTACTATTCGCCGTATGCTGCCGCGCTTTACAGCCAACGGATGGGAGCAGCAGTACATCAGTGA